A part of Gossypium hirsutum isolate 1008001.06 chromosome A07, Gossypium_hirsutum_v2.1, whole genome shotgun sequence genomic DNA contains:
- the LOC107929877 gene encoding pathogen-associated molecular patterns-induced protein A70: MLEESMSTVPSSSLWASIFSWFTPTVFFVFLNITIGTIFFTSTFSSNNSGAAASGGVGDGPSLHEGDETNDPRLLPSPSVLQRLKSINLYSYRSQQPFTSTTTTAEIPDSGADFHISFQQQTSETETTPEPVPTHLVRSPSVLQRLKSINLYGYFSPEQKPHEISSHYTPEEEEIKEPEQVEQTQGEEVEQTQREERGFDEIYSELKRNNQVTRTKSDSEPASGEVPTKLPKKMKKSASVKSPFSHFEEDDILEARRPATMREGKRKATEEDDEVDAKADDFINKFKEQLKLQRMDSILGTRRW, translated from the coding sequence ATGTTGGAAGAATCAATGTCGACTGTACCTTCTTCTTCCCTTTGGGCTTCCATTTTCAGCTGGTTTACCCCTACTGTTTTCTTTGTCTTTCTTAACATTACTATTGGTACTATCTTTTTCACTTCCACCTTCTCTTCCAACAATTCTGGCGCCGCCGCTTCTGGCGGTGTCGGCGATGGCCCATCACTCCACGAAGGAGATGAAACAAACGACCCTAGACTCCTTCCATCCCCATCTGTTTTACAAAGGCTCAAATCCATCAACTTGTACTCTTACAGATCCCAACAACCTTTTACTTCCACCACCACCACCGCCGAAATCCCAGATTCCGGCGCTGATTTCCATATCTCTTTTCAACAACAAACCAGTGAAACTGAAACCACACCTGAACCAGTCCCAACCCACCTCGTTAGATCTCCTTCTGTTTTGCAAAGGCTTAAATCTATAAACCTCTATGGCTACTTCTCCCCGGAGCAAAAACCCCATGAGATTAGCTCCCATTACACTCCCGaggaagaagaaataaaagaaccCGAACAAGTAGAACAAACCCAAGGTGAAGAGGTAGAACAAACCCAACGTGAAGAGCGAGGCTTTGATGAAATATACAGTGAGTTGAAGCGTAACAATCAAGTTACGAGGACTAAATCCGACTCCGAACCGGCATCCGGGGAGGTACCAACGAAGCTTccgaagaagatgaagaaatcaGCGAGTGTGAAGTCACCGTTTTCGCATTTCGAGGAAGATGACATATTGGAAGCTCGACGGCCTGCGACTATGAGGGAAGGGAAACGTAAAGCTACGGAGGAGGACGATGAAGTAGATGCCAAAGCCGATGATTTTATCAACAAGTTTAAGGAGCAGTTGAAGTTGCAGAGGATGGATTCTATACTTGGTACAAGGAGATGGTGA